The proteins below are encoded in one region of Macrobrachium rosenbergii isolate ZJJX-2024 chromosome 29, ASM4041242v1, whole genome shotgun sequence:
- the Pi3K21B gene encoding phosphatidylinositol 3-kinase regulatory subunit alpha isoform X3, which yields MATLLLSPFKSPKCVLAKLRDWGSRKRSSASTEKTPDSSETPIHPENVNDILTTPVFRKTQVTPDSGVCVDSVTKELGAGVRPKYHGRPPISYPIPVTCHKGHFGSKLCFACRQKPLGIAPFLVESKGLSGRHAGGSPCSVETCSSTSTATTTLPPSVRSEGGESWCLKLSDFDSPDYLSSPHLSPLFHLNGSISPVSLPVSAENPFMSCDTVVTEVDDGIVNQDDDERGDSGDCNTLESFESTSSGKSTYICKSNEQGLSPQEVHNSLSNCRKTFMPPEQESMGIKDEFHQKAIMVCIAQLQNECGDGLCIGDSSSTTTTAIGGGECNTPASHHNLRNQSFHELHSCDKCGLYLRGFVHQGQFCQDCGLVAHPTCAATGLPPCVRQSSKYIRRILLSSVFGLSLCTQFTPGEKTPAPLLLVRSCQEIVYSVDNDPSQDPYRLYRTPPQQETLNQLRQECDNDMSNVNLRVYEPHVIAYLIKRYLRELPEPVIPETFYDRFIEASRIHNDDQCAKCMTQLVNELNAHHFYTLKFLMSHFLQLCQIQVRRGTLDPPTLLIQSMCHVLLRPPWEKIVDLARNTEAHMRIVEMLLLKVDWGEKVPTFAPAPVLPPRPRTSVTYSGYVDNEVVNPPSPPMGVVMPPPSMSSSSLPYFSNIPANAPKSLKEAEWYWGTIVREDVNVLMKDSKDGTFLVRDASTGNNEYTLTLRKGGSNKLIKICHRNGKYGFTEPYTFNSVVELVNFCREQSLSQFNKALDIRLLHPVNRFHGEESEGARMRVEDLLCRLNELNKQHNSKSSNYTNCYERQVALAQDISINRQILDSYDETIMLIGDHLKLHDKFRLDAQPHEIDDLVNNREVLVRRLKAVEDARNQQDIVLTTLRRDCQAVERQCTALKLEVIKLVKQMDHLKNVLLSRGVSAEFIDQWLEKSDPTQVPQVPHPSMELSNESLWHFDTCSRDDAVNLLQNKPDGTFLVRMSQNGGFALSITCNREVQHCRIYKGEHGYGFAEPFLIYPTLKDLVLHYAEDSLIMHNDLLNTTLKFPARTAS from the exons ATGGCAACACTATTACTGTCACCTTTCAAGTCCCCGAAGTGTGTTCTAGCAAAATTGAGGGACTGGGGGTCCCGCAAGCGATCGTCAGCTTCCACAGAAAAGACCCCCGATTCCTCAGAAACCCCCATTCACCCTGAGAATGTCAATGATATTCTCACAACTCCCGTATTTCGGAAGACTCAAGTTACTCCAGATAGTGGCGTGTGTGTTGATTCTGTGACGAAGGAATTAGGTGCAGGGGTCAGACCTAAATATCATGGGAGGCCCCCAATTTCTTACCCTATCCCAGTAACTTGTCACAAGGGCCACTTTGGATCTAAACTGTGTTTTGCATGCAGACAAAAACCCCTCGGCATAGCCCCTTTTTTGGTGGAAAGTAAAGGGTTGTCAGGACGACACGCTGGTGGAAGCCCTTGCTCAGTTGAGACTTGTTCCTCAACCTCAACTGCCACGACCACCCTTCCTCCAAGTGTTCGTTCGGAAGGAGGAGAGTCATGGTGTTTGAAACTGTCTGATTTTGATTCTCCTGATTACCTATCCTCGCCTCACTTGAGTCCTCTTTTCCATCTCAATGGTTCCATTTCACCTGTTTCACTTCCAGTTTCAGCTGAAAATCCATTCATGTCCTGTGACACAGTAGTTACTGAAGTAGATGATGGcatagttaatcaagatgatgatgagagaggTGACAGTGGTGATTGTAATACTCTGGAAAGTTTTGAAAGTACTTCGTCTGGAAAGTCGACTTATATTTGCAAAAGTAATGAGCAAGGCCTCAGTCCACAAGAGGTTCATAATAGTCTGTCAAACTGCAGGAAAACATTTATGCCTCCAGAGCAGGAG AGTATGGGTATCAAGGATGAGTTTCACCAGAAGGCCATTATGGTGTGTATAGCGCAACTACAGAATGAATGTGGTGATGGCCTTTGCATTGGAGATAGCTCATCCACAACCACGACAGCAATTGGAGGAGGGGAGTGCAACACCCCAGCATCACACCACAACTTGAGAAATCAGTCTTTCCATGAGCTTCATAGCTGTGACAAGTGTGGCCTCTATTTGAGGGGATTTGTGCATCAGGGACAATTTTGTCAAG aTTGTGGGTTGGTAGCTCACCCGACATGTGCAGCCACTGGCCTACCGCCTTGTGTGAGACAATCGTCCAAATATATACGTCGTATCTTGCTCTCGTCGGTATTTGGCTTAAGCTTGTGTACTCAGTTTACGCCAGGAGAAAAGACTCCTGCTCCATTGTTACTTGTGCGTAGTTGTCAAGAAATTGTGTACAGTGTTGATAATGATCCTTCACAAGATCCATATCGTCTCTACCGAACTCCACCTCAGCAAGAGACTTTAAATCAGCTTAGACAAGAATGTGATAATG atatGAGTAATGTTAACCTTAGAGTTTATGAGCCTCATGTAATTGCGTACCTGATCAAGCGGTATTTACGGGAGCTTCCCGAACCTGTAATTCCGGAGACTTTCTACGATCGCTTTATTGAAGCCAGTCGTATTCACAATGATGACCAGTGTGCTAAGTGCATGACGCAACTTGTTAATGAACTGAATGCTCATCATTTCTACACCCTCAA GTTTCTGATGAGCCATTTCCTTCAGCTTTGTCAAATCCAAGTAAGGAGAGGCACATTGGACCCTCCCACACTGCTTATTCAATCAATGTGTCATGTACTTCTTAGACCCCCTTGGGAAAAAATTGT ggatTTGGCACGTAACACAGAGGCACACATGCGTATTGTTGAGATGCTCCTGCTAAAGGTTGATTGGGGTGAGAAAGTGCCTACCTTTGCACCTGCTCCTGTCttgccaccaaggcctcgaactTCGGTGACCTATAGTGGATATGTAGATAATGAAGTGGTTAACCCACCATCCCCACCAATGGGGGTAGTCATGCCTCCTCCTAGTATGAGTAGTTCCTCACTTCCATATTTTTCTAACATCCCAGCAAATGCCCCTAAATCTCTTAAGGAAGCAGAATGGTACTGGGGTACCATCGTGCGTGAGGATGTTAACGTGTTGATGAAAGACTCAAAAGACGGCACATTTCTTGTTAGAGATGCCTCAACAGGGAATAATGAATACACTCTTACATTGAGAAAGGGTGGTTCAAACAAGCTCATCAAAATTTGTCATCGGAATGGAAAGTATGGTTTCACTGAACCCTATACTTTTAATTCGGTCGTTGAACTAGTCAACTTCTGTCGTGAACAGAGCCTTAGTCAATTTAATAAGGCCTTGGACATAAGGTTACTGCATCCTGTTAACAGATTTCATGGGGAAGAAAGCGAAGGTGCAAGAATGAGGGTTGAAGACCTCCTGTGCAGATTGAATGAATTAAACAAGCAGCACAATTCAAAATCATCAAATTACACAAACTGTTATGAAAGACAGGTAGCGTTAGCTCAGGATATATCTATAAATCGCCAGATTCTGGACAGTTATGACGAAACAATTATGTTAATTGGTGACCACTTGAAGCTTCATGATAAGTTTCGTTTGGACGCCCAGCCTCATGAAATTGATGA CTTGGTCAACAACAGAGAAGTTCTAGTGCGTCGTTTAAAAGCAGTAGAAGATGCCCGGAATCAACAAGATATTGTCTTGACCACATTAAGAAGAGATTGCCAAGCAGTGGAGAGACAGTGCACAGCATTGAAGTTGGAGGTCATAAAACTTGTAAAACAAATGGATCACCTTAAGAATGTGCTGCTGTCAAGGGGAGTGTCAGCTGAATTTATAGACCAGTGGCTGGAGAAGTCAGATCCTACACAAGTTCCACAAGTTCCACACCCC tcaATGGAGCTCAGCAATGAATCTCTCTGGCACTTTGATACCTGTTCTAGAGATGATGCAGTAAATCTACTGCAGAATAAACCAGATGGAACATTTCTTGTTAGAATGTCACAAAATGGAGGATTTGCGCTTTCTATTAC GTGTAACAGGGAGGTACAGCACTGTAGGATCTACAAAGGCGAGCATGGATATGGATTTGCAGAACCATTTTTGATATACCCAACATTGAAGGACTTGGTTTTGCACTATGCTGAAGATTCACTAATTATGCACAATGACCTGCTCAACACCACTCTTAAATTCCCTGCACGTACAGCAAGCTAG
- the Pi3K21B gene encoding phosphatidylinositol 3-kinase regulatory subunit alpha isoform X7 — MVLSELRLDSPISFVTPISQWSSINVVDWMATLNLAPYTEIFKAKDIKGSDLLSLDREKLVSMGIKDEFHQKAIMVCIAQLQNECGDGLCIGDSSSTTTTAIGGGECNTPASHHNLRNQSFHELHSCDKCGLYLRGFVHQGQFCQDCGLVAHPTCAATGLPPCVRQSSKYIRRILLSSVFGLSLCTQFTPGEKTPAPLLLVRSCQEIVYSVDNDPSQDPYRLYRTPPQQETLNQLRQECDNDMSNVNLRVYEPHVIAYLIKRYLRELPEPVIPETFYDRFIEASRIHNDDQCAKCMTQLVNELNAHHFYTLKFLMSHFLQLCQIQVRRGTLDPPTLLIQSMCHVLLRPPWEKIVDLARNTEAHMRIVEMLLLKVDWGEKVPTFAPAPVLPPRPRTSVTYSGYVDNEVVNPPSPPMGVVMPPPSMSSSSLPYFSNIPANAPKSLKEAEWYWGTIVREDVNVLMKDSKDGTFLVRDASTGNNEYTLTLRKGGSNKLIKICHRNGKYGFTEPYTFNSVVELVNFCREQSLSQFNKALDIRLLHPVNRFHGEESEGARMRVEDLLCRLNELNKQHNSKSSNYTNCYERQVALAQDISINRQILDSYDETIMLIGDHLKLHDKFRLDAQPHEIDDLVNNREVLVRRLKAVEDARNQQDIVLTTLRRDCQAVERQCTALKLEVIKLVKQMDHLKNVLLSRGVSAEFIDQWLEKSDPTQVPQVPHPSMELSNESLWHFDTCSRDDAVNLLQNKPDGTFLVRMSQNGGFALSITCNREVQHCRIYKGEHGYGFAEPFLIYPTLKDLVLHYAEDSLIMHNDLLNTTLKFPARTAS, encoded by the exons AGTATGGGTATCAAGGATGAGTTTCACCAGAAGGCCATTATGGTGTGTATAGCGCAACTACAGAATGAATGTGGTGATGGCCTTTGCATTGGAGATAGCTCATCCACAACCACGACAGCAATTGGAGGAGGGGAGTGCAACACCCCAGCATCACACCACAACTTGAGAAATCAGTCTTTCCATGAGCTTCATAGCTGTGACAAGTGTGGCCTCTATTTGAGGGGATTTGTGCATCAGGGACAATTTTGTCAAG aTTGTGGGTTGGTAGCTCACCCGACATGTGCAGCCACTGGCCTACCGCCTTGTGTGAGACAATCGTCCAAATATATACGTCGTATCTTGCTCTCGTCGGTATTTGGCTTAAGCTTGTGTACTCAGTTTACGCCAGGAGAAAAGACTCCTGCTCCATTGTTACTTGTGCGTAGTTGTCAAGAAATTGTGTACAGTGTTGATAATGATCCTTCACAAGATCCATATCGTCTCTACCGAACTCCACCTCAGCAAGAGACTTTAAATCAGCTTAGACAAGAATGTGATAATG atatGAGTAATGTTAACCTTAGAGTTTATGAGCCTCATGTAATTGCGTACCTGATCAAGCGGTATTTACGGGAGCTTCCCGAACCTGTAATTCCGGAGACTTTCTACGATCGCTTTATTGAAGCCAGTCGTATTCACAATGATGACCAGTGTGCTAAGTGCATGACGCAACTTGTTAATGAACTGAATGCTCATCATTTCTACACCCTCAA GTTTCTGATGAGCCATTTCCTTCAGCTTTGTCAAATCCAAGTAAGGAGAGGCACATTGGACCCTCCCACACTGCTTATTCAATCAATGTGTCATGTACTTCTTAGACCCCCTTGGGAAAAAATTGT ggatTTGGCACGTAACACAGAGGCACACATGCGTATTGTTGAGATGCTCCTGCTAAAGGTTGATTGGGGTGAGAAAGTGCCTACCTTTGCACCTGCTCCTGTCttgccaccaaggcctcgaactTCGGTGACCTATAGTGGATATGTAGATAATGAAGTGGTTAACCCACCATCCCCACCAATGGGGGTAGTCATGCCTCCTCCTAGTATGAGTAGTTCCTCACTTCCATATTTTTCTAACATCCCAGCAAATGCCCCTAAATCTCTTAAGGAAGCAGAATGGTACTGGGGTACCATCGTGCGTGAGGATGTTAACGTGTTGATGAAAGACTCAAAAGACGGCACATTTCTTGTTAGAGATGCCTCAACAGGGAATAATGAATACACTCTTACATTGAGAAAGGGTGGTTCAAACAAGCTCATCAAAATTTGTCATCGGAATGGAAAGTATGGTTTCACTGAACCCTATACTTTTAATTCGGTCGTTGAACTAGTCAACTTCTGTCGTGAACAGAGCCTTAGTCAATTTAATAAGGCCTTGGACATAAGGTTACTGCATCCTGTTAACAGATTTCATGGGGAAGAAAGCGAAGGTGCAAGAATGAGGGTTGAAGACCTCCTGTGCAGATTGAATGAATTAAACAAGCAGCACAATTCAAAATCATCAAATTACACAAACTGTTATGAAAGACAGGTAGCGTTAGCTCAGGATATATCTATAAATCGCCAGATTCTGGACAGTTATGACGAAACAATTATGTTAATTGGTGACCACTTGAAGCTTCATGATAAGTTTCGTTTGGACGCCCAGCCTCATGAAATTGATGA CTTGGTCAACAACAGAGAAGTTCTAGTGCGTCGTTTAAAAGCAGTAGAAGATGCCCGGAATCAACAAGATATTGTCTTGACCACATTAAGAAGAGATTGCCAAGCAGTGGAGAGACAGTGCACAGCATTGAAGTTGGAGGTCATAAAACTTGTAAAACAAATGGATCACCTTAAGAATGTGCTGCTGTCAAGGGGAGTGTCAGCTGAATTTATAGACCAGTGGCTGGAGAAGTCAGATCCTACACAAGTTCCACAAGTTCCACACCCC tcaATGGAGCTCAGCAATGAATCTCTCTGGCACTTTGATACCTGTTCTAGAGATGATGCAGTAAATCTACTGCAGAATAAACCAGATGGAACATTTCTTGTTAGAATGTCACAAAATGGAGGATTTGCGCTTTCTATTAC GTGTAACAGGGAGGTACAGCACTGTAGGATCTACAAAGGCGAGCATGGATATGGATTTGCAGAACCATTTTTGATATACCCAACATTGAAGGACTTGGTTTTGCACTATGCTGAAGATTCACTAATTATGCACAATGACCTGCTCAACACCACTCTTAAATTCCCTGCACGTACAGCAAGCTAG